ATCTCTCTTCAAAGCTGTTGCAGTATGACTGTGAAATGATCCCGCTCatgattcattttcagtctTGTGGGTGAAGTGTAGAGTTACTGAGAATTCTCAATTTAGTAAAAGATAATTGTGGTGGGATCGTACTCTTACCGACTGTTTTAACGATGCTTCATTTAGTCTCTTTGCTCCACAGCACATGCTCAGACCCTGCGAACAGTTAGCATGTTGGTATGAAGCTTCTGTCTGTAACAGACAAAGGCTGCAGAACACAGTGGTGAAGGGTCAGCAGGTGggtctgtctctgctgtaacTACTGTAAGCAGATTATGTCTAGCTGctgctggggggtgggggggtgtcagGACACCGTCATTGAAATTGTGATATCTTCCATTGCTTATTTTTGTCAAtggatgtttctattaatatctttgGGATAGTTCATTGTagaaatgtggtttaaatgttCTTAGAATCTGCAGACTCTCCACTTTCCCTTATGTATTCTTGTGAGATCATACGTGACTCTTAGCCTTTAAAATACGGTTAAAGTTgagtgacattttaaattacatttaaagcatttactattcatttttctgctattttATTCATACATTGGACTATTTTTTATGAACCTTTAGACTTTGGTAAACCCCATTTGAAGCACCgaaaacaattcatccacaACAGTAAACACCTTGTTTCATGaaatatttgaagaatttaaaaacattttcagcattttggcCAAATTATAGCTGAGATTGTTCCTACCATTGTGATATAATCCACTTGGGTATTATGTTATATGAAAGAACCCTTTAAAAGGcaaatttaagaaataatgtagaaatcgACACCTCAGAGGTTTTTAACTGAAGTCTGCAGccagttcaaacacacacacacacactcacacatagagACTCATGGGACCAGAAACCACATCCCTTCTACATGACATCTTTAAACTaaccactgagctgctgcaatGATGtcttattaattttttttcatgcatgtgtgtgtgtgtgtgtgtgtgtgtgtgtgtgtgtttattcaggGTGTGGAGTCTGGGAGAAACCAGGCTTCAGCTGAcagtgaggagcagcagagatgaGCAGCAGCCGCTAccgccaccacctccaccaccgcGATACCCTTCAATGCGACACTTGGAACAAGAGGTCAacatgtgtttgcgtgtgtgtgtgtgtgtgtgtgtgtgtgtgtgtgtgtttgtagtgcAGGGCAGTTGCAAGTGGAAACTTCAGTTGTGCACTTCTCACAACAGGATCACAGTGTGAAGATCACGAAGTGCTAGGTTAAACATTTTGCTGGTGTTTGAGCGGAGTGTGGTGAGATGTGCATCACATGAATATCAACAATTTCCACTCAGTGCTGTTATTTGTGTTGTAGCCAGAcgcactgtacacacacactgtacaaacaaacacacgaacacacacacacatatgcacacacactgtcgGAATTTCCATGACAAAGGCGAGAGATGCCGCATTCCCTGTTTGGTGTGATTCAAACTTTACAGGAAAtaaaggagggaggaaacaaTACCACACAAACGTTTTTCCACTGAACTGAGAAATTAAATTCTCTTAAGACAAATCCCTCagaaacactgttttcaaaTTTATATCTCATATTCTCCTCACTGTGCAACATTTTgctcaaacaacaacaacaactgcaccaGTGAATCACACTTAAGTTTGCTGTGTGAACCATGTTCATACTGATGGGAGCAGTGACAGTTATTTTTtacatgtgtaaaaataaatgtgtcaaataaaaatgaacagatgtGGGCTGATGTTGCGGTCTGTGTCTACAGGTGGCGCTGTGGGGCCGGAGCAGAGACGAGCTGTGCCACAGGATCTACtcccagcagccaatcagaggctgGGAGGGTCAACCTGCCCACATGTATGGAGAGGTGATCCACTCCTCCCTGGCATCTCTctacaacaaatacacacaggtaACAGTCGGCTGGGACTCATCCTAAACCTAATATTGAAAGATCATTTGAAAATCCCCTGAGCGGGAAATcctaaaaaacactttttatagtttgttgattttatttttttgtcaaggTTACGAAGTCTAAATCTGTCCTTAAAGAGCAGCAATTCTCTAAAGCCATCACTCATATGAGTAATCTGTAGTAACACTGCATAGAAGcaatgtttaattaattaatttcatttttattttccttgtgcACATGgtgttgtctttgctgtgtgttaaatgtgtgtgtgtaaaactgatGACAGTTTTTACTGCAAACCAAATTTACCTACAGGTACAAATAAAGTTACCCAACCCAATCTAACTTAACCTAGTTCTCAGGTTGTTGGACTCTGagtgttaaaaaacaaacttctgtGTGACATCTTATGTTGAAAAATAGTAAAacacctgttttattttgacagatttatttatttatttatttggatccccatCAGCCAAGAAGTAAAGTAAACATGAcatcataatgcaaaacaataatgtgaattaaaatcaaaaacaaaaaaggaaacaataaatacaaacaacaggaaaactaccaataaaatgaataacaaCAGTGACAAGTTCCACACTTTctctaaagtaaaagtaaaacatttgatAAAGCTCAGAAACCAATAATATCACTAAAAACAGCAGATACAGTGACTGAAGAATAAAATGAggttgaaaaaggaaaacaaagaaaggaaagatgGGAGCTCCTGATCAAACTGTTGAATTCATGAGCTGCTGAGTCAAGTGTTGACGCTTCATcatgtttgtctctgcaggaaATCAGCGAACACTTCctggtgttgttttcatttcacctgcTGATCCTCTCTGTGGACCATGCTCGACAGGACTTCATCTATcaggtaaaaagaaaactgttcagAAACgtcaaataaaactgaacacatgacataacatttccagatgttttaaaatcctctgctgtgattcatgtttagtttcacatgttttcacacataaaaactgggtctgaagctcatctactcaaacttcctgattgagaaacctggatcaggtcttgagccccgcccaccacctgctggctccatgtggacaggtgaaagagcagagagcatcatgatggtgagaggaggaaacatcagagagattCAGCCATGTGTTTGAGCCTCcttcagacccagactcagagccAGCGgctagcagacggatcagaaccgttagcatcttttcagaacagttagcatagttagcatatTTTTAGAATGGTTATCGTAGTTGGAATCTTTTCAGAACGGTTAGTGtaattagcatcttttatttgtttatgttgtttgttagcttgtaactggcagtggctgacacagtgttagcggctatgctaatgctaactctctctgtctgtcctgacAAGGTGTCAGGTTTATttaggcccccccccccccccccccgtaccCACAAGTTGACACGATtagttcctgaggtttgtgacgtatgaaactcTGAATCTGTTTTAATGAGACggtcattggttcactgcaggtcaaggtggaaacactcagtcatggtgctgaCTTGCACAATGACAgccatgatttttttctttctctctctcttctcttcactcACAGggcatcctccctctctccggACTCACCTTCCAGGCCGTCTCCTTGGACCCTGACACGTCACATTCACCGCACATGTTTGAGATCAGCGGTGAGTCAGTGGAAATTACCTAGTTCAGCTAAAGATATGGTAAAACACTTGATTCATGTTGTTCCCTCTTTCATTCAGGTCCAATGGTGGATTCCAAGGTGTTCATATGTGCCAgcgctgcagagctgcagaaatgGATGCAGCAAGCAGAAGACAGGCGATACAAGTCGATTACACAACCCATGAGCCCCTCTCACTGCGCCCTCTCCTACCTGGTAACTGACTCTTCTCTATTTGGTTGTAATTATAAACCAGTCTGATTAAGTTTTAGTTAATAACTTGTTCACATATTTCTCCTCTAGTTACCGTGTGATGTGCGCTGGAAAAGAGAAGAGCTGCTTGAATACTTACTACAAGCTCCAATATGGCAGTGGGAGGGTTTGCCCATTCAACACATGGGTCAGCCAGGATACATATCCCTCGTCCATATAATCAACTCACAGAGACAGGTAATCAATACTCCCTCACTCTGCAGTAATAATCAGTTCTGTGGTATTTTTCTCAATTGCTTTAATGCAATTCTCACAACAGAAACGTCATTCTCACCACTCGAAATGCAGTTCTCAAAACATTAAATCACCTGTGCAAAAGCCTCGAAACCTTGTTCACAAGTTGAAACACACAAAGTCAGTCAGTAACTTCAATATTGTCACAAATGAATTAAATCTTTTCACCTGAGCTGCAAGACTTAGACgccaaatgtttttatattttgatacaaacctgactgactgactgcagaaaatataaaataaggaaatattcagacacacaacactgtaTTACAGTTACAACAGTAACTTTTAAGAAAATAACTATTCTTTTTCATGGCATTTAGtgtttactgtactgtgtaCATATCAACCCTCTCAACAGATTATTGTATTGTCAATTAGAAAACAAGCCTATGGAAAACAGAAGAGCATTAGATTTAGAACATGGTTTATctaaaaatgtactttaatgAAGAAAGtgttaatatttgatatttaaatgtttttacttcatgaTATTTTCAATGCAGCAGATATGTGGGACTTGCAATTTACTTGCAATTTACTTTTATCAAAACTTTACACACAAGAGTTTTGATAAAATATGACCTTGTTtacaaaaatgtgtgaaagcagtCTGTAAATTCACACAATATAACTGCTGTAACTGAGGAAATGATAAACATGGAACTAtgaattgaaaaataaacagaaaaatatgcaaTCAAACTTAGAACATCAATTATATTACAGTAAATTCACACCacgtacagtgtgtgtttgtgtgactggcCGTGGTCTTTCATACATATTTGAAGAAAGTTTAATGTGATTtgattgaaaacactgatgcagGACTGTATCAAAGTGAGTGACAGGTCTGTTATTCTATCTGACGAACATCAGCATTAAGAGTTGTGAGAACGACGTTTCTGGTGTGTGAATTTCATCAAAGCGATCTGTAATTCTTTAGTATTTTGACATGTTGAAGTGAAACA
The genomic region above belongs to Seriola aureovittata isolate HTS-2021-v1 ecotype China chromosome 9, ASM2101889v1, whole genome shotgun sequence and contains:
- the LOC130174781 gene encoding probable pleckstrin homology domain-containing family N member 1; its protein translation is MGCCSVTQRHTGVDEVGPDEIELLELSGDNLGVWSLGETRLQLTVRSSRDEQQPLPPPPPPPRYPSMRHLEQEVALWGRSRDELCHRIYSQQPIRGWEGQPAHMYGEVIHSSLASLYNKYTQEISEHFLVLFSFHLLILSVDHARQDFIYQGILPLSGLTFQAVSLDPDTSHSPHMFEISGPMVDSKVFICASAAELQKWMQQAEDRRYKSITQPMSPSHCALSYLLPCDVRWKREELLEYLLQAPIWQWEGLPIQHMGQPGYISLVHIINSQRQGRQERLMVLFPQDVVLLSLDNKRLNITYEGRLPRHGIRAVERSTLSGRLEFELIGELVDPLQVSCTCLEDYQNWIFHLQQPDRSSIPASQAAPPIVPKLQRSRKESQEPMILADQCQINGRS